The Candidatus Obscuribacterales bacterium genome has a segment encoding these proteins:
- a CDS encoding P22 phage major capsid protein family protein, with the protein YESGDIGYDFVAEGRTILRERQAYTGDGMSYYLNDRTYQVMASDLASREDLSGRPETAYGTAGIGKRVAGFDLFEASYLGSVPAQLNATTGAVATDVVEIPQGFIDLGNDVVQNVDYRVGSVDLGVGEGANFQVGDVITFAGVNSLSVMDKKDTNELMTFRVVAKATDTLTIYPKPIAADQTGITTDQAAYANISTQIVATTVVSKVNVNGGRANSFWANDSISIVNGDAPLDMLNEFDGMKVVSETLDSGVRLYMAYDASLPTLNCRVRLFTWYGLVNRDPSRNGNGIYVPV; encoded by the coding sequence ACTACGAGTCTGGCGATATTGGCTATGACTTCGTGGCAGAAGGCCGCACCATCCTGCGTGAGCGTCAGGCTTACACTGGTGATGGCATGAGCTACTACCTCAACGACCGTACTTATCAGGTAATGGCATCTGATCTGGCTTCACGTGAAGACCTGTCTGGCCGTCCTGAGACTGCCTACGGTACTGCGGGTATCGGCAAGCGGGTTGCAGGCTTTGACCTGTTTGAAGCCAGCTATCTGGGCAGCGTCCCGGCTCAACTTAACGCCACCACTGGCGCGGTTGCCACTGACGTTGTTGAGATTCCGCAGGGCTTCATCGACCTGGGTAACGATGTTGTTCAAAACGTCGACTACCGTGTGGGCTCTGTTGATCTGGGCGTAGGCGAAGGCGCTAACTTCCAAGTGGGTGACGTGATCACCTTCGCTGGTGTGAACAGCCTGAGCGTAATGGATAAGAAAGACACGAATGAGCTGATGACCTTTCGCGTAGTAGCGAAGGCCACAGACACTCTGACCATCTATCCTAAGCCCATCGCAGCAGACCAGACCGGCATCACCACTGACCAAGCAGCTTATGCCAACATCTCTACGCAGATCGTTGCCACAACTGTTGTGAGCAAGGTGAACGTGAACGGTGGCCGCGCTAACAGCTTCTGGGCCAACGACTCAATCTCCATTGTCAACGGTGATGCACCGCTTGATATGCTGAACGAGTTCGACGGCATGAAGGTTGTGAGCGAGACCCTGGATTCAGGTGTGCGGCTTTACATGGCATATGATGCCAGTCTGCCGACTCTGAACTGCCGAGTCAGATTATTCACATGGTATGGCCTTGTGAACCGCGATCCTAGCAGGAATGGCAACGGAATTTACGTTCCAGTCTAA